From the genome of Paracidovorax avenae:
CACGTCTTCCAGCAGCTCTACCGCGGCCGTGCCCTGGCCTGCGATGACGTGGGGATGGTCGAAGGGCGGCACGAGCACCATGCCGCGCTCCTCGGCCAGGCGCCGGCTGATGGCCTCGCGGTCTTCGCGGAAGCGGTCGTAGGTGACCACCTGGGCGCCGTACTCGCGCGTGGCGGCCATCTTGGAGGCGGGGGCGTCCTCGGGCATGACGATCACCGCGGGCATGTCGAGCAGGCGGGCCGAGAGCGCGATCGCCTGCGCATGGTTGCCGGAGGAGAAGGCCAGCACGCCGCGCTCGCGCTGGGCGGCGTCCAGCTGCACGAGGGCGTTGTAGGCGCCGCGGAACTTGAAGGCCCCCATGCGCTGGAGGTTCTCGCATTTGAAGAAGAGCTGGGCGCCCAGGGCCTCGTCGGCGGTGCTGGAGCGCAGTACGGGCGTGCGGTGCGCGATGCCAGCCAGGCGCCGCGCCGCGGCGGCGACGTCGTCGTAGGTGGGGGGAGCCGGGGGATGCGTTTCCATGGAGCGTCCTCGCGAAGCGTGTCCGGTGTCCGGAAAAGGGTTGCCGCATCATAGTCCGGCCAGGCCGTTATTTCGCGCGTCTTTCGGCTCCGCCGCCTGGAGCGCACTCCAGGCCCGCCAGCCCCGGTCAGCCCAGTTCGCTGAAGCGCTGCAGCGGCGCCAGGTCGGGGAAGTCGCCCGCGCGCCGCTCGCGCATCGCGCTCACGGACTCGCCCACATGGCGGTTGCTCCACACCGTGCCCTGCAGCCAGCCCATCTGGCGCAGGCTGTCGTCCACGGAATGGTCGCGCGCATAGTGCACGGCCTGCTTGGTGCCCCAGATGGCCACCGGCGGCTTGGCGGCGATTTCGCGCGCGCAGGCCAGGGCTGCTTCCAGCATGGC
Proteins encoded in this window:
- a CDS encoding threo-3-hydroxy-L-aspartate ammonia-lyase: METHPPAPPTYDDVAAAARRLAGIAHRTPVLRSSTADEALGAQLFFKCENLQRMGAFKFRGAYNALVQLDAAQRERGVLAFSSGNHAQAIALSARLLDMPAVIVMPEDAPASKMAATREYGAQVVTYDRFREDREAISRRLAEERGMVLVPPFDHPHVIAGQGTAAVELLEDVPGLDYLFVCLGGGGLLSGCLLAAEQLAPECKVVGVEPEAGNDVQQSLRAGHIVRIETPRTIADGAQTQAPGEITFPIIQRLVHEVVTVADAQLAQALRFFAERMKMVVEPTGALALAGAHHGGIDLRGARVGIVVSGGNVDLPRYARFLAD